One window of the Chloroflexia bacterium SDU3-3 genome contains the following:
- a CDS encoding DinB family protein: MACWPATARCSRSGRARSSASGQRPPAPPPQVCYLPPDAGSWPAPEAKGDAMSTTVEQALGALAATRAELLAWVARRSEAESERVVYGTWSVKNVLAHLAAWETWVVGSMPARLETGSTPEPMRERVIHEDAFNAAEVAARAHLSLAQQLAELAEVRELLLAYLASLDPATMAKPQPWAEWQGTLPEYLLRSLRDHERQHLDELRALLG; the protein is encoded by the coding sequence ATGGCCTGCTGGCCAGCAACCGCGAGATGCAGCAGATCTGGGCGGGCGAGGAGCAGCGCGAGCGGCCAGCGCCCGCCAGCGCCGCCCCCGCAGGTGTGCTATCTTCCACCTGACGCGGGCAGCTGGCCCGCGCCTGAGGCGAAAGGCGATGCCATGAGCACAACGGTAGAGCAGGCGCTGGGCGCGCTCGCGGCGACGCGGGCCGAGCTGCTGGCCTGGGTGGCGCGGCGCAGCGAGGCGGAGAGCGAGCGGGTGGTATACGGCACGTGGTCGGTAAAAAACGTGCTGGCCCACCTGGCCGCCTGGGAGACGTGGGTGGTGGGCAGCATGCCCGCGCGGCTGGAGACGGGCAGCACGCCCGAGCCGATGCGCGAGCGCGTGATCCACGAGGATGCCTTCAACGCCGCCGAGGTGGCGGCCCGCGCCCACCTGAGCCTGGCCCAGCAGCTGGCCGAGCTGGCCGAGGTGCGCGAGCTGCTGCTGGCCTACCTGGCCTCGCTCGACCCGGCCACCATGGCCAAGCCGCAGCCCTGGGCCGAGTGGCAGGGCACGCTGCCCGAGTACCTGCTGCGCTCGCTGCGCGACCACGAGCGCCAGCACCTGGATGAGCTGCGCGCCCTGCTGGGCTAG
- a CDS encoding ABC transporter ATP-binding protein has product MTRAEFTVTNAHRYNTRTPVRWILSHIGRYWWLPLLIVLGNVVSSGLYSYGSVLIGDAFDVVTRAGATAGEQIWQITLLLLAVRCGVGIFDLVKVLVVETLAQSLERDAREELYISLLGKSQTFHNRQQVGDVMARATNDVQQLNYMISPGASMIVESIMFTVVPLVSIALIRADLLLVPLVFLVTFGFALRQYSRQLEPVSGGMREQFGDLNSGLAEAVAGVEVVKGYAQEPQELRKFSKRARAYRDLFIKEGQIKARYLPLLLYGMAFGVAFGHALLLHMGGALTIGQVVGFMGLMGILNFPTFISLFTFSLVQLGIASAGRILALINAETELDENAGGQSRAMQGAISFSGVSFGYNDLGLEGAPSSPVLHQISFEAQPGETIAIVGQTGSGKSTLTKLVNRTYDATAGTVAIDGVDVREWSLDSLRAQISTIEQDIFLFSRTIAENIAFGAPGTATREQIEQAAREAQAHDFIVALPEGYDTVVGERGVTLSGGQRQRLAIARAFLTNPRILILDDSTSAIDSATEDEIQKAMRKIMSNRTTLLITHRVSQIRWADRILVLRGGELVAQGSHEQLLANSEAYQRIFARYGQKTAPAPSAPTVAA; this is encoded by the coding sequence GTGACACGAGCTGAGTTTACGGTCACCAACGCACACCGCTACAACACCCGAACCCCCGTCCGCTGGATTCTCTCGCACATCGGGCGCTACTGGTGGCTGCCCCTGCTGATCGTGCTGGGCAACGTGGTATCGAGCGGGCTGTACAGCTACGGCTCGGTGCTGATCGGCGACGCCTTCGACGTGGTGACCCGCGCCGGGGCCACAGCGGGCGAGCAGATCTGGCAGATCACGCTGCTGCTGCTGGCGGTGCGCTGCGGCGTAGGCATATTCGACCTAGTGAAAGTGCTGGTGGTCGAGACCCTGGCCCAGAGCCTAGAGCGCGACGCCCGCGAGGAGCTGTACATCAGCCTGCTGGGCAAAAGCCAGACCTTCCACAACCGCCAGCAGGTGGGCGACGTGATGGCGCGCGCCACCAACGACGTGCAGCAGCTGAACTACATGATCTCGCCCGGGGCCAGCATGATCGTCGAGTCGATCATGTTCACCGTGGTGCCGCTGGTCAGCATCGCGCTCATCCGCGCCGATCTGCTGCTGGTGCCGCTGGTGTTCCTGGTGACGTTCGGCTTCGCGCTGCGCCAGTACAGCCGCCAGCTGGAGCCGGTGAGCGGCGGCATGCGCGAGCAGTTTGGCGACCTGAACAGCGGCCTGGCCGAGGCCGTGGCCGGGGTGGAGGTGGTGAAGGGCTACGCCCAGGAGCCGCAGGAGCTGCGCAAGTTCTCGAAGCGCGCCCGCGCCTACCGCGACCTGTTCATCAAAGAGGGCCAGATCAAGGCGCGCTACCTGCCGCTGCTGCTCTACGGCATGGCCTTCGGCGTGGCATTCGGCCACGCGCTGCTGCTGCACATGGGCGGCGCGCTCACCATTGGCCAGGTCGTCGGGTTCATGGGCCTGATGGGCATCCTGAACTTCCCGACCTTCATCTCGCTGTTCACCTTCTCGCTGGTGCAGCTGGGTATCGCCAGCGCTGGCCGCATCCTGGCCCTGATCAACGCCGAGACCGAGCTGGATGAGAACGCGGGCGGCCAGTCCAGGGCCATGCAGGGCGCGATCAGCTTCAGCGGCGTGTCGTTCGGCTACAACGACCTTGGGCTAGAGGGCGCGCCCAGCAGCCCGGTGCTGCACCAGATCAGCTTCGAGGCCCAGCCCGGCGAGACGATCGCGATCGTGGGGCAGACCGGCTCGGGCAAATCCACGCTCACCAAGCTGGTGAACCGCACCTACGACGCCACGGCGGGCACGGTGGCGATCGACGGCGTGGATGTGCGCGAGTGGAGCCTGGACAGCCTGCGCGCCCAGATCTCCACCATCGAGCAGGACATCTTCCTGTTCTCGCGCACCATCGCCGAGAACATCGCCTTCGGCGCGCCCGGCACGGCCACCCGCGAGCAGATCGAGCAGGCCGCGCGCGAGGCCCAGGCCCACGACTTCATCGTGGCCCTGCCCGAGGGCTACGACACCGTGGTGGGCGAGCGCGGCGTCACGCTCTCGGGCGGGCAGCGCCAGCGGCTGGCGATCGCCCGCGCCTTTCTGACCAACCCGCGCATCCTCATTCTGGATGACTCGACCAGCGCGATCGACAGCGCCACCGAGGACGAGATCCAGAAGGCCATGCGCAAGATCATGTCGAACCGCACCACGCTGCTGATCACCCACCGCGTCTCGCAGATCCGCTGGGCCGACCGCATCCTGGTGCTGCGCGGCGGCGAGCTGGTGGCGCAGGGCAGCCACGAGCAGCTGCTGGCCAACAGCGAGGCCTACCAGCGGATCTTCGCCCGCTACGGCCAGAAGACCGCGCCAGCCCCCAGCGCCCCCACCGTGGCAGCCTGA
- a CDS encoding tyrosine-protein phosphatase, which yields MTTSTPERLITIEGCYNLRDIGGYPARGGTTRWRTLLRSASPHLMPQASWGPLAQLGLRTLIDLRRPSEAERESYHTLVAPPMRYAAMPLFDDRERYVVDKPANNLGEFYQLALRHCGGQFRAVIQAIAEDPDPVLVHCAVGKDRTGMVILLALGALGVDHETLATDYAMSNALLRPLEEPMRAKMRAQGADMERFERMMESRYEVMIDTLAHLDAEYGGFGGYMEQIGLAPATLEKLRQKLVE from the coding sequence ATGACCACATCCACACCAGAGCGTCTCATCACCATCGAGGGCTGCTACAACCTGCGCGACATCGGCGGCTACCCGGCGCGCGGCGGCACCACGCGCTGGCGCACCCTGCTGCGCTCGGCCAGCCCCCACCTGATGCCCCAGGCCAGCTGGGGTCCGCTGGCGCAGCTGGGCCTGCGCACCCTGATCGACCTGCGCCGCCCCAGCGAGGCCGAGCGCGAGAGCTACCACACCCTGGTCGCGCCGCCCATGCGCTACGCCGCCATGCCGCTGTTCGACGACCGCGAGCGCTACGTGGTGGACAAGCCCGCCAACAACCTGGGCGAGTTCTACCAGCTGGCGCTCAGGCACTGCGGCGGCCAGTTCCGCGCCGTCATCCAGGCCATCGCCGAAGACCCCGACCCGGTGCTGGTGCACTGCGCGGTGGGCAAAGACCGCACCGGCATGGTCATCCTGCTGGCGCTGGGTGCGCTGGGCGTGGACCACGAGACCCTGGCCACCGACTACGCCATGAGCAACGCGCTGCTGCGCCCGCTGGAGGAGCCGATGCGGGCCAAGATGCGCGCCCAGGGCGCCGACATGGAGCGCTTCGAGCGCATGATGGAATCGCGCTACGAGGTGATGATCGACACGCTGGCGCATCTGGACGCCGAGTACGGCGGGTTCGGCGGCTATATGGAACAGATCGGGCTCGCGCCCGCGACGCTGGAGAAGCTCCGCCAGAAGCTGGTGGAATAG
- a CDS encoding NAD(P)-dependent oxidoreductase: protein MERIGLIGLGRMGTAMAERLLGAGFTLAVHNRTEAKAADLLAQGAAWAATPAALAERSDLVLTILTDDLAVEQVYNSPTGILQADVGGKLLIEMSTIRTSTTLALHRAATARGAHMIDAPVSGTLQPAREGTLLILAGGEAADVARAQPVLDALGRRTVHLGPAGSGTTMKLALNLPMAIYWAGLAEAMAMGQQLGLDRAQMLDVYLDSTVSLPAMRAKVPLLLGAEQEVAFDVTGVRKDLIAMIASGQDAGVPMPTSAAALAHFAAATAAGYGHDDLATVVEYVLEMVQASAGRRAARETTS from the coding sequence ATGGAACGCATCGGACTGATCGGGCTTGGGCGCATGGGCACGGCGATGGCCGAGCGGCTGCTGGGGGCGGGCTTCACGCTGGCGGTGCACAACCGCACCGAGGCCAAGGCCGCCGATCTGCTGGCGCAGGGCGCGGCGTGGGCCGCCACCCCGGCGGCCCTGGCGGAAAGATCAGATCTGGTTCTCACCATTTTGACCGATGATCTGGCAGTAGAACAAGTGTACAATAGCCCGACCGGCATCCTGCAGGCCGATGTCGGCGGCAAACTACTGATCGAGATGAGCACCATCCGCACCAGCACCACGCTGGCTCTGCACCGCGCGGCCACGGCGCGCGGCGCGCACATGATCGACGCCCCGGTGTCTGGCACGCTGCAGCCCGCCCGCGAGGGCACGCTGCTCATCTTGGCGGGCGGCGAGGCAGCCGACGTGGCGCGGGCGCAGCCGGTGCTGGATGCGCTGGGGCGGCGCACCGTGCACCTTGGCCCGGCGGGCAGCGGCACCACCATGAAGCTCGCGCTGAACCTGCCGATGGCGATCTACTGGGCCGGGCTGGCCGAGGCCATGGCCATGGGCCAGCAGCTGGGGCTCGACCGCGCGCAGATGCTGGATGTCTACCTCGACTCGACCGTATCGCTGCCCGCCATGCGCGCCAAGGTGCCCCTGCTGCTGGGGGCCGAGCAAGAGGTAGCCTTCGACGTGACCGGCGTGCGCAAGGATCTGATCGCCATGATCGCCAGCGGCCAGGATGCGGGCGTGCCTATGCCCACATCCGCCGCCGCCCTGGCCCACTTCGCCGCCGCCACCGCCGCAGGCTACGGCCACGACGACCTCGCCACCGTGGTCGAGTATGTCCTAGAGATGGTGCAAGCAAGCGCGGGCCGCCGCGCAGCAAGGGAGACGACTTCGTGA